One genomic region from Cucumis melo cultivar AY chromosome 9, USDA_Cmelo_AY_1.0, whole genome shotgun sequence encodes:
- the LOC103499289 gene encoding low affinity sulfate transporter 3, with translation MGSLPSQTFSVEITDNHIHAGAVAVPGAQTSEWLLNSPNPPTFWEQIVGAINENAIPRSCIKNPNKKVSSLGSGKQSIFKTIVTLLQRVFPILKLARNYKASKFKNDLMAGLTLASLSIPQSIGYANLAKLDPQFGLYTSVVPPLIYAFMGSSREIAIGPVAVVSLLLSSMLQEIQDPVADPVAYRRLVFTVTLFAGIFQASFGLLRLGFLVDFLSHAAIVGFMAGAAILIGLQQMKGLLAISNFTTKTDVVSVLESVVKSVHQTWYPLNIVLGCSFLIFLLVARFIGRRNKKLFWVSAIAPLISVILSTLIVFVSRADKHGVKIVKEVKEGLNPISIHQLQLNSSTVGLAAKSGLIAAVIALTEAIAVGRSFASIKGYNIDGNKEMIAIGFMNIIGSLTSCYIATGSFSRTAVNYSAGCESVLSNIVMAITVMVTLQFFTRFLYFTPMAILASIILSALPGLVDINEAVHIWKVDKLDFLACLGAFLGVLFHSVEFGLLVAVGISFAKILLISIRPGAEEVGRLPRSDMFCNMKQFPMATKTQGFSIIRINSPLLCFANASFIRDRIMRLVEEDEDGDGIEEKTIKDHPKQLVVDMCNVMSIDTSGVIVLEELHKRLLLHGIQLSIASPKWEVIHKLKKTKFVEKIEGRVFISVGEAVDSCTGNASKFPSP, from the exons ATGGGTTCTTTGCCTTCCCAAACTTTCTCCGTCGAAATTACCGACAACCATATTCATGCCGGCGCCGTTGCCGTTCCCGGAGCACAAACATCTGAATGGCTTCTCAATTCTCCCAACCCTCCAACTTTCTGGGAACAAATTGTCGGAGCCATCAACGAAAATGCCATTCCTCGAAGTTGCATAAAGAACCCCAACAAAAAGGTTTCTTCTTTAGGCTCTGGAAAACAGAGCATTTTCAAAACCATAGTTACCCTTTTGCAAAGAGTGTTCCCCATCCTTAAATTAGCTCGCAATTACAAAGCTTCCAAGTTCAAAAACGACCTCATGGCTGGTTTAACACTCGCCAGTCTTAGCATCCCTCAA AGTATTGGGTATGCTAATTTGGCGAAGCTTGATCCGCAGTTTGGTCTAT aTACAAGTGTTGTTCCTCCTTTGATTTATGCATTTATGGGGAGTTCAAGAGAGATCGCAATTGGACCAGTAGCTGTAGTTTCATTGCTTCTTTCATCTATGCTTCAAGAAATTCAAGATCCTGTTGCTGATCCTGTTGCTTATAGACGCCTTGTTTTCACTGTCACTTTGTTTGCTGGGATTTTCCAAGCTTCATTTGGACTCTTGAG ATTGGGTTTTCTTGTGGACTTTTTGTCTCATGCTGCCATTGTTGGGTTCATGGCTGGAGCTGCCATTCTCATTGGTCTTCAACAAATGAAAGGCTTGCTTGCAATCAGCAATTTCACTACCAAAACTGATGTGGTTTCTGTTTTGGAATCTGTTGTCAAATCTGTTCATCAGACA TGGTACCCTTTGAACATTGTACTTGGCTGCTCCTTCCTAATCTTTCTCCTTGTAGCCAGGTTCATA GGGAGAAGGAATAAGAAGCTGTTTTGGGTGTCAGCCATTGCTCCTCTCATATCAGTAATTCTTTCAACTTTGATAGTGTTTGTTTCAAGAGCTGACAAACATGGAGTCAAGATCGTGAAGGAAGTGAAAGAAGGACTGAACCCAATTTCCATTCATCAGCTTCAATTGAATAGCTCAACTGTTGGGTTAGCTGCAAAATCTGGCCTCATTGCTGCCGTTATAGCTCTCACA GAAGCTATTGCGGTAGGCCGTTCATTTGCCTCGATTAAAGGGTACAACATTGATGGCAACAAGGAGATGATAGCCATTGGATTCATGAACATAATAGGCTCTTTAACGTCTTGTTACATAGCAACTG GGTCATTCTCAAGAACTGCAGTGAATTATAGTGCTGGATGTGAAAGTGTATTGTCAAATATAGTGATGGCAATAACAGTGATGGTGACACTCCAATTTTTTACTCGGTTTTTATATTTCACTCCAATGGCAATTTTGGCATCAATAATTCTATCAGCTCTTCCGGGTCTCGTTGACATAAATGAAGCTGTGCATATATGGAAGGTTGACAAGCTCGACTTTCTTGCTTGTCTTGGAGCTTTCCTTGGTGTCTTGTTTCATTCTGTGGAATTTGGCCTCCTTGTCGCG GTTGGAATTTCATTTGCAAAGATATTGTTGATTTCAATAAGACCAGGGGCTGAAGAGGTGGGGAGGCTTCCAAGGAGTGACATGTTTTGTAACATGAAGCAATTTCCAATGGCCACCAAAACTCAAGGATTCTCCATTATCAGAATTAACTCTCCCTTGCTTTGTTTTGCCAATGCCAGTTTCATTAGGGACAG GATAATGAGATTagtggaagaagatgaagatggtgatggtattgaagaaaaaacaataaaagatcATCCCAAACAACTAGTTGTTGACATGTGCa ATGTTATGAGTATCGATACATCAGGAGTCATTGTTTTAGAGGAGCTTCACAAAAGGTTGTTGTTACACGGCATACAA CTATCAATAGCAAGTCCAAAATGGGAAGTGATCCACAAACTAAAAAAAACCAAGTTTGTTGAAAAAATTGAAGGAAGGGTTTTCATATCGGTAGGTGAAGCTGTGGATTCTTGCACTGGAAA